A window of Ictidomys tridecemlineatus isolate mIctTri1 chromosome 1, mIctTri1.hap1, whole genome shotgun sequence contains these coding sequences:
- the LOC101967442 gene encoding olfactory receptor 13A1: MAANNHTAVVEFVLQGFSGDPWLQVLFSAFFLLLYLMALAGNVIIVMAIGLNPSLHTPMYFFLTNLAFLDILCTSTVLPKLLEGLVATRSTMSYGGCMAQLFFLTWFLGAELLLLTAMAYDRYVAICQPLHYHTLMSWPICILLAGGVWVVSVVSTSVHTGLMARLYFCGPNQIHHFLCEVPTLLLLSCSPTMLNNVMIVIADVYFGVVNFLLTMLSYGCIIASIVRMRSAAGKRKAFSTCSSHLLVVTLYYSTVIYTYILPGSGSSSENGKVVALLYTVVSPTLNPLIYSLRNKDVNMALGRVFACTW; encoded by the coding sequence ATGGCAGCCAACAACCACACAGCTGTGGTGGAGTTTGTCCTGCAGGGTTTCTCTGGAGACCCTTGGCTCCAGGTTCTCTTCTcagccttctttctcctcctctaccTCATGGCTCTGGCAGGAAATGTCATCATTGTCATGGCCATTGGCCTGAATCCAAGCCTTCATACCccaatgtacttcttcctcacAAACCTGGCCTTTCTGGACATCCTTTGCACATCCACTGTCCTCCCCAAGCTGCTGGAGGGCCTGGTGGCCACCCGGAGCACCATGTCCTATGGGGGCTGCATGGCCCAGCTTTTCTTTCTGACTTGGTTTCTGGGGGCTGAGCTGCTGCTGCTCACagccatggcctatgaccgctatgtggccatctgccagcCACTGCACTACCACACGCTGATGAGCTGGCCCATCTGCATCCTGCTGGCAGGCGGTGTGTGGGTGGTCAGTGTGGTGAGCACATCTGTACACACAGGCCTGATGGCACGACTCTATTTCTGTGGTCCCAATCAGATCCACCACTTTCTATGTGAAGTCCCCACGCTGCTGCTACTGTCCTGCAGTCCAACTATGCTGAACAATGTCATGATTGTCATCGCAGATGTCTACTTCGGCGTGGTCAACTTCTTGCTCACCATGCTGTCCTATGGCTGCATCATCGCCAGCATCGTGCGCATGCGTTCAGCCGCTGGCAAAcgcaaagccttctccacctgctcctcccacctgcTAGTGGTCACGCTGTACTACTCCACCGTCATCTACACCTACATCCTCCCAGGTTCTGGCTCCTCCTCAGAAAATGGCAAGGTGGTTGCTCTGCTGTACACAGTGGTCAGCCCCACCCTGAACCCTCTCATCTACTCCCTGAGAAACAAGGATGTCAACATGGCCCTGGGGAGGGTGTTTGCCTGCACCTGGTAG
- the LOC101967730 gene encoding olfactory receptor 13G1 — MNQTLVTEFTILGFLEPPRLRALLFLGFLGLYLAALSGNLLIVVAISTSPALHTPMYFFLANLAAVDILCTSTILPKLLGSMGAGRTISYGGCMAQLFFFTWSMGAELLLFSAMAYDHFVAICQPLHYGARMGSRACALLTVAVWAISLTNTSVHTSLMLRLPLCKSGVVEHFFCEIPPLLRLSCAPTRLNEVMAFTADVFLAIGNFSVTVLSYGCIIASIVRMRSAAGKRKAFSTCSSHLLVVTLYYSTVIYTYIRPASSYSLRKDKVVSIIYTSVAPTLNPLIYTLRNKDVKVALRRLLCCC; from the coding sequence ATGAACCAGACGCTGGTGACCGAGTTCACCATCCTGGGGTTTTTGGAACCTCCTCGCCTGCGAGCACTACTCTTCCTGGGCTTCCTGGGCCTCTACCTGGCTGCCCTGTCGGGAAACCTGCTCATCGTGGTGGCCATCAGCACCAGCCCAGCTCTGCAcacgcccatgtacttcttcctggcCAACCTGGCCGCAGTGGACATCCTCTGCACCTCCACCATTCTGCCCAAGCTGCTGGGCAGCATGGGGGCTGGCAGGACCATCTCCTATGGGGGCTGCATGGCGCAGCTCTTCTTCTTCACATGGTCAATGGGGGCAGAGCTGCTGCTTTTCTCAGCCATGGCCTATGACCACTTCGTGGCCATCTGCCAGCCATTGCACTATGGTGCGCGGATGGGCTCTCGGGCATGTGCTCTGCTGACCGTGGCCGTGTGGGCCATCAGCCTGACCAACACCAGCGTGCACACAAGCCTCATGCTGCGCCTGCCACTCTGCAAGTCTGGCGTCGTTGAGCACTTCTTCTGCGAGATTCCCCCACTGCTGAGGCTGTCCTGTGCCCCCACACGTCTGAATGAGGTCATGGCCTTCACCGCGGACGTGTTCTTGGCCATAGGCAACTTCTCGGTGACCGTGCTCTCCTATGGCTGCATCATCGCCAGCATTGTGCGCATGCGCTCAGCAGCGGGCAAGcgcaaggccttctccacctgctcctcccacctgcTGGTGGTCACGCTGTATTACTCCACCGTCATCTACACCTACATCCGCCCCGCGTCCAGCTACTCACTGCGCAAGGACAAGGTGGTGTCCATCATCTACACCTCTGTGGCGCCCACCCTGAACCCGCTCATCTACACTCTGAGGAATAAGGACGTCAAAGTTGCACTCAGGAGACTTCTGTGCTGCTGCTGA